In a single window of the candidate division WOR-3 bacterium genome:
- the ispF gene encoding 2-C-methyl-D-erythritol 2,4-cyclodiphosphate synthase produces MRIGFGYDLHRLAKNRKLVIGGVKIKSPFGLLGHSDGDVLIHSIIDSLLGAFALNDIGTHFPNTDDTYKNISSLYLLKETIKKIPGKVLNIDATIIAESPKMAPYIPSMRENIAKTLGIDVSSVSIKAKTNEGLGPVGRNEAIACYCVCLCEEIKK; encoded by the coding sequence ATGCGAATTGGTTTTGGATATGACTTACATCGATTGGCTAAAAACCGGAAACTCGTAATTGGGGGAGTCAAAATAAAAAGCCCTTTTGGTCTTCTCGGACATTCTGACGGAGATGTGCTCATACACTCAATTATTGATTCTCTACTCGGTGCTTTTGCTCTAAACGATATTGGAACACATTTTCCCAATACGGACGATACCTACAAAAATATTTCTAGTTTATATTTATTGAAAGAAACAATCAAAAAAATTCCAGGTAAAGTTCTCAATATTGATGCAACAATAATTGCAGAATCTCCAAAAATGGCCCCTTATATTCCTTCTATGAGGGAAAATATTGCAAAAACTCTTGGCATTGATGTTTCATCTGTTTCCATTAAAGCCAAGACCAACGAGGGGCTTGGTCCTGTTGGAAGAAATGAAGCTATTGCTTGTTATTGTGTTTGCCTTTGCGAGGAAATAAAAAAATGA